In the Cryptococcus neoformans var. neoformans JEC21 chromosome 1, complete sequence genome, one interval contains:
- a CDS encoding gamma-adaptin, putative, which yields MSGHYNLKALIKAIRSCKTLADERSVIQKESAAIRTSFKEEDTFARHNNVAKLLYIHMLGYPAHFGQIECLKLVASPRFSDKRLGYLGIMLLLDENQEVLTLVTNSLKNDMNHSNVYAVGLALCTFANISSEEMSRDLSNEVEKLLGSSNAYIRKKAALCALRIIRRVPDLLDHFTSKAKSLLQDRNHGVLLAGITLVTEMCEINEDVCAEFRRATGLLVKHLKNLVSTGYSAEHDVLGIADPFLQTKILRLLRLLGKGDVASSETMNDILAQVATNTDSSKNVGNSILYETVLTVLEIEADSGLRVMAINILGKFLANRDNNIRYVALNTLNKVVSMDTNAVQRHRNTIIDCLRDGDISIRRRALELSYALVNESNITMMTRELLSFLEVADNEFKLGLTTEICLAAERFAPNKRWQIDTILRVLKIAGNFVRDEILSAFIRLVSHTPELQFYTAQRLYAALSSDLSQESLTLATVWVIGEFGDILLQGGTIDDGDKVKQVSDSDLVDLLEHVLNSPYADSLIRQFVMTALAKLSVRISELSTPNQNTLQDRIVVILASFSSNLELEIQQRAVEFGSLFAMREVKMGVLERMPPPEIKATIMGTVSERKPVGSTRTDKDMIVDLIGDDSAPSTAGLPVAATGPSTQDLLADIFGTGASDIASPGAGSPTAPRSNANDIMSLFNTTPAAAASPPVTSSLPAASTGGSLFDLVSPSPTLSSAPAPAPAPTSAAKPQLQSYTAYDKNSLKITLTPKVSPAQPGVVQILARFTTNGTEKIEGVNLQVAVPKTQQLQMQAMSSQEIAPGGVETQQMRIHVPAGATIRLRMRISFTRAGQSLTDQQDFAGFPAGLTGSK from the exons ATGAGTGGCCACTACAACCTGAAAG CCTTGATCAAAGCCATTCGCTCTTGCAAG ACTCTTGCCGATGAGCGCTCAGTCATCCAGAAGGAATCAGCTGCCATTAGG ACATCTttcaaagaggaagacacCTTTGCCCGGCATAACAATGTTGCCAAACTTCTTTACATCCACATGCTAGGATATCCTGCCCACTTTGGACAGATCGAATGCCTCAAGCTTGTTGCCAGCCCTCGCTTCTCAGACAAGAGACTGGGATATCTGGGAATCATGTTATTATTGGATGAAAATCAGGAGGTATTGACACTAGTGACAAACTCTTTAAAGAA CGATATGAATCATTCCAATGTTTACGCCGTCGGCTTAGCCCTTTGCACTTTCGCGAATATCTCTTCAGAAGAAATGTCGCGAGATCTGAGCAACgaggttgagaagcttTTGGGAAGTAGCAATGCGTACATtaggaagaag GCCGCCCTCTGTGCTTTGCGGATTATCCGTCGAGTCCCCGATTTGCTGGACCATTTTACCTCTAAAGCCAAGTCCCTCCTTCAAGACCGAAACCATGGTGTTCTCCTAGCTGGTATAACTCTTGTCACTGAGATGTGTGAGATCAACGAGGATGTCTGCGCCGAATTCCGCAGA GCAACTGGCTTATTGGTTAAACATCTCAAAAACCTTGTATCCACCGGTTACAGCGCCGAGCATGACGTCCTTGGTATTGCCGATCCATTTTTGCAAACCAAAATTTTAAGATTGCTTCGACTCCTCGGTAAAGGGGATGTGGCGTCTAGTGAAACAATGAACGACATACTTGCCCAAGTCGCCACCAATACCGACTCATCAAAGAATGTAGGCAACTCGATCCTGTACGAGACAGTCTTGACTGTATTGGAGATTGAGGCGGATAGTGGGTTGCGGGTTATGGCGATCAACATACTCGGTAAATTTTTGGCAAACAGGGATAATAATATCAG ATACGTCGCTTTGAATACCCTGAACAAAGTTGTTTCAATGGACACCAACGCTGTCCAACGTCATCGTAATACCATTATCGATTGTCTGCGAGATGGTGATATTTCAATCCGTCGGCGTGCTCTTGAGCTTTCCTACGCTTTGGTCAATGAAAGTAACATCACTATGATGACACGAGAGCTGCTTTCATTCCTCGAGGTCGCCGATAATGAGTTCAAGCTCGGTTTGACCACCGAAATTTGCCTGGCGGCAGAGAGATTTGCACCAAATAAGAGATGGCAAATCGACACAATCTTGCGGGTCCTCAAGATT GCTGGTAACTTTGTACGAGACGAAATCCTTTCAGCCTTTATCCGCCTAGTCAGTCATACTCCCGAGCTTCAGTTCTACACTGCCCAACGATTATATGCGGCTTTGTCTAGTGACTTGTCCCAAGAAAGCTTGACGCTTGCAACAGTCTGGGTTATTGGCGAGTTTGGCGATATTTTGCTGCAAGGAGGAACAATTGATGATGGAGACAAGGTCAAGCAA GTTTCTGATTCTGATCTTGTCGATCTCCTTGAACATGTCTTGAATTCTCCTTATGCCGACAGTCTTATTCGGCAGTTTGTTATGACGGCCTTAGCTAAACTCTCTGTCCGCATCAGCGAACTTTCGACCCCCAATCAAAATACTTTGCAAGACCGCATTGTTGTCATACTCGcttcattctcttcaaATTTGGAACTTGAGATTCAACAGCGTGCAGTTGAGTTCGGTAGCTTGTTTGCCATGAGGGAGGTTAAGATGGGTGTCTTGGAAAGAATGCCCCCTCCAGAGATCAAGGCCACAATCATGGGCACTGTCAGCGAACGGAAGCCTGTTGGGTCTACCAGAACTGACAAGGATATGATTGTCGATCTTATCGGTGACGATTCCGCTCCGAGCACCGCTGGTCTTCCCGTTGCTGCCACGGGTCCGTCAACTCAGGATTTACTGGCCGACATTTTTGGTACTGGGGCGAGCGACATTGCTTCTCCAGGAGCCGGTTCTCCAACTGCTCCCAGATCCAATGCCAATGATATCATGTCTTTATTCAACACCACTCCTGCAGCTGCCGCCTCTCCTCCCGTTACATCTTCCCTGCCAGCTGCCTCCACTGGCGGATCTCTGTTTGATTTGGTGTCTCCTTCTCCTaccctttcttctgctcctgCACCAGCACCTGCACCCACGTCTGCTGCCAAACCTCAACTTCAGTCTTACACTGCTTATGACAAGAACTCACTTAAGATTACGCTCACTCCGAAAGTGTCGCCCGCTCAGCCCGGAGTCGTACAAATTCTTGCAAGGTTCACCACCAATGGCACAGAAAAGATTGAGGGAGTCAACCTGCAGGTGGCTGTTCCCAAG ACCCAGCAACTCCAGATGCAAGCCATGTCAAGCCAAGAGATTGCTCCGGGAGGTGTCGAGACGCAGCAAATGAGAATTCATGTTCCTGCCGGA GCTACCATCAGATTGAGAATGCGCATCTCATTCACAAGAGCGGGTCAATCCCTTACTGATCAACAAGATTTCGCCGGTTTCCCTGCAGGATTGACTGGATCCAAGTGA